A region from the Agarivorans sp. Alg241-V36 genome encodes:
- a CDS encoding extracellular solute-binding protein: MRFVLLLLAIVWGSASAEQLSFLYYREQGKAIFQELLDEFSAQSQHQVTLYQITSESLKPSLIKSVLQGTAADVAFAPSDIIGITEQAKLSAVPREFIDSSTPSSLLLTATIDEQLHGIPILQGNHLMLFYNRGLVEQPASAWQELLDQKKHFDEQGIATIGWNYSEMYWFAGFYNTFGGRMTRGKLVTLDQHPMEDALNFYKSLTKRSLVSAECTYDCGYKDFIEGKVAYAINGEWAIADFEHHLGDELGIALIPNIGNRAFKPLSSSLVLVFPDNSLNSNKAAALKELSEYLQSEKVQQRLYQEARFLPVNADLLDQIKQQSNPNEAAMLAQLEQAVPMSAEAAQASAWLGLRKGFELFSKGVLDAAKAREYMQQFAERDYRQTQKQ; this comes from the coding sequence ATGCGATTTGTGCTGCTGTTGCTAGCAATAGTGTGGGGAAGCGCTAGCGCCGAGCAATTAAGCTTTCTTTATTACAGAGAGCAAGGCAAAGCTATTTTTCAAGAGTTGCTGGATGAGTTTTCAGCGCAAAGCCAGCATCAAGTTACTCTTTATCAAATCACTTCTGAAAGCCTAAAACCGTCGCTGATTAAATCAGTGTTGCAAGGCACCGCTGCTGATGTGGCTTTTGCTCCTTCCGATATTATTGGCATTACAGAGCAAGCAAAGTTGTCTGCTGTGCCTCGTGAGTTTATTGACTCCAGTACGCCGAGTTCCTTGTTACTCACTGCCACTATCGATGAGCAGTTGCATGGGATCCCGATTTTGCAGGGAAACCACCTCATGCTTTTCTATAATCGCGGTTTAGTAGAGCAACCAGCCAGTGCTTGGCAAGAGTTACTAGATCAGAAAAAACACTTTGATGAGCAAGGCATTGCCACGATTGGCTGGAATTACTCCGAGATGTATTGGTTCGCTGGGTTCTACAATACCTTTGGCGGTAGAATGACTCGTGGAAAATTGGTGACGCTTGACCAGCATCCCATGGAGGATGCCTTAAACTTTTATAAGAGTTTAACTAAACGCAGCTTAGTGAGTGCGGAGTGTACCTACGATTGCGGTTATAAAGACTTTATTGAAGGTAAGGTGGCATATGCCATTAATGGTGAGTGGGCTATCGCAGATTTTGAACACCATCTCGGAGACGAACTCGGCATTGCCTTAATTCCTAATATTGGCAATCGTGCCTTTAAGCCGCTTTCCTCCAGCTTAGTTTTAGTCTTTCCTGATAATAGCTTGAACTCTAACAAAGCGGCGGCACTGAAGGAGTTAAGTGAGTATCTACAAAGCGAAAAGGTACAGCAGCGTTTATACCAAGAAGCTCGATTTTTGCCCGTAAATGCGGATTTACTGGATCAAATAAAACAACAATCAAACCCCAATGAAGCGGCAATGTTAGCCCAGTTAGAGCAAGCCGTTCCTATGTCAGCAGAGGCTGCGCAAGCTAGTGCTTGGCTAGGATTGCGTAAGGGCTTTGAGCTATTTAGTAAAGGCGTACTAGATGCCGCCAAAGCCAGAGAGTATATGCAGCAATTTGCTGAGAGAGATTACAGGCAGACCCAAAAGCAATGA
- a CDS encoding sensor histidine kinase: MMIKANQLRTTLALSILLGALLPSILIGSFLLKQISEQDQQAVTQTLYLKANNIAQNIQYQVRQLLLDLQSLAQVNDVVLTPTSAIFGFHSNQLISEVLQQNSWASAIYIVDLEGQIIEGAPLQAEILDIQVHSAAIQRLNEQVKQGRKEALIEVYQDSEFAQLVASIDGIDSDSGLLLMQPLLQKNLNAIEDSQQVGALVVFVPMQSVWREAASRISQQGSFELFHSQRLLFKGVKGEQPERRFYIDVDLDLSQMTEPLSLSLSAQSRSLWGLLVERQSNVVIVLLVVFVLVAIIAIAMTRRITEPLEHLSRLVSNYSKGRYDTKVPSLAYEEFNQVGGLLESMAAKVTRDQEQLEQRVAERTKELEQANSTLQHTLAKLNDTQLELVEKEKMAALGGLVAGMAHELNTPLGVGITAASQLVSNYQSIGQQLNEGALARAELENMLEQGIEGGKLLESSLQRSAALVNTFKALAGSDIDSSLQRLNLKTWLEQQLQMFLQPFTELNIQLSVSGSNPSMLVNQRALELVLSCLIDNSIQHGFASHGYPHVKVDIESNQEMVEINYQDNGSGVSNEDINLIFNPFYTTGRSSGNVGLGLNQVYNLVHQHLLGSVETYNAEPQGLGFTIRLPREYGKNHAV, encoded by the coding sequence ATGATGATAAAAGCTAATCAGCTGAGAACCACACTTGCGCTTAGTATTTTGTTGGGGGCTTTATTGCCCAGTATACTCATTGGCTCTTTTCTTCTTAAGCAAATTTCAGAACAAGACCAACAAGCAGTAACGCAAACCTTATATCTAAAAGCCAACAATATTGCCCAGAATATTCAGTATCAAGTAAGGCAACTGCTGCTTGATTTGCAAAGCCTTGCTCAAGTGAATGACGTAGTACTTACACCCACCTCTGCCATTTTTGGCTTTCACTCTAATCAACTAATTAGTGAGGTACTGCAGCAAAATAGCTGGGCTTCAGCTATTTATATTGTCGATTTAGAAGGTCAAATTATAGAAGGAGCGCCGCTACAGGCGGAGATACTGGATATACAGGTGCATAGCGCTGCCATTCAACGTTTAAACGAGCAAGTTAAGCAGGGCAGAAAAGAAGCCTTAATCGAAGTTTATCAAGACTCGGAGTTTGCTCAGTTGGTGGCCAGCATTGATGGTATAGATAGCGACTCAGGATTGTTATTGATGCAGCCCCTGCTTCAGAAGAATTTAAATGCCATTGAAGATAGCCAGCAAGTTGGTGCTTTGGTGGTGTTTGTGCCTATGCAGTCGGTATGGCGTGAAGCAGCTTCGCGAATTTCTCAACAAGGCTCTTTTGAGCTATTTCATTCGCAACGTTTATTGTTCAAAGGTGTTAAAGGCGAGCAACCTGAACGACGATTTTATATTGATGTAGATTTAGATCTAAGCCAAATGACAGAGCCTCTCTCCTTATCATTGAGCGCGCAAAGCCGCTCACTATGGGGCTTGCTGGTAGAGCGCCAATCAAATGTAGTCATTGTATTGCTGGTGGTGTTTGTGCTGGTGGCCATTATTGCTATTGCGATGACTCGGCGAATTACTGAGCCCTTAGAACACTTAAGCCGCTTGGTTAGCAATTACTCCAAAGGTCGCTATGACACTAAAGTTCCCTCGCTAGCCTATGAGGAGTTTAATCAAGTGGGGGGCTTACTGGAAAGCATGGCGGCAAAAGTTACTCGAGATCAAGAACAACTTGAGCAACGGGTCGCGGAGCGAACTAAGGAGTTAGAGCAGGCCAATTCGACCTTACAACATACCTTAGCCAAGTTAAACGATACTCAGCTAGAGCTTGTAGAAAAAGAGAAAATGGCTGCATTAGGTGGCTTGGTTGCCGGTATGGCGCATGAGCTTAATACCCCTTTAGGTGTTGGCATAACCGCTGCGTCTCAATTGGTTAGTAATTATCAAAGTATTGGGCAGCAATTAAATGAGGGAGCCTTAGCCCGCGCTGAGCTCGAGAATATGCTGGAGCAAGGTATTGAAGGTGGTAAGTTGCTTGAGAGTAGCTTGCAACGCTCTGCGGCTTTAGTTAATACATTTAAAGCTTTAGCGGGCAGTGATATTGATTCGAGCTTGCAACGGCTTAATTTGAAAACTTGGTTAGAGCAGCAGTTGCAGATGTTTCTCCAGCCCTTTACTGAACTGAACATACAGCTTAGCGTTTCTGGTAGTAATCCCAGTATGTTAGTTAATCAACGTGCGCTTGAGTTGGTGTTGTCTTGTCTCATTGATAACTCGATTCAACACGGCTTTGCTAGCCATGGCTACCCTCACGTAAAAGTGGATATTGAGTCCAACCAAGAAATGGTAGAAATTAACTATCAAGATAATGGTAGCGGGGTATCTAACGAGGATATAAATCTTATCTTTAATCCCTTTTATACTACTGGGCGTAGTTCTGGAAATGTGGGCTTAGGGCTAAACCAAGTATACAACCTGGTTCACCAGCATCTATTGGGGAGTGTAGAAACCTACAATGCAGAGCCTCAGGGGTTAGGTTTTACTATTCGTTTACCTCGCGAGTACGGAAAGAATCACGCCGTTTAG
- a CDS encoding murein L,D-transpeptidase family protein: MRFYRLCSLALFACCSFSLFASNWAESSSLPTSKRSIKQVINTYHNDSLKRLLPLFVAAKVDYPPQKITLLASKRSRRLELWADSGEGYKYIHTYWIRHASGTAGPKLREGDLQVPEGIYEIEALNPNSKFHLSMKLNYPNSFDLAMAKKEQRHQPGSNIFIHGKTSSVGCLAMGDQNIEDLFVLVERIGPGNSQVVITPHDPRLLPLFPVPDHLPEWTAELYQQIQQQFEQFK, from the coding sequence TTGCGTTTTTATCGACTTTGCAGCCTAGCGCTTTTTGCTTGCTGCAGCTTTTCACTGTTTGCCAGCAACTGGGCCGAATCATCGTCACTGCCAACCAGTAAACGGTCGATTAAACAAGTAATTAACACTTACCATAACGATAGTCTAAAGCGACTATTGCCGCTATTTGTAGCCGCAAAAGTGGATTACCCACCACAAAAAATCACCTTATTGGCCAGCAAGCGATCACGCAGACTAGAGTTATGGGCCGATTCTGGAGAAGGTTACAAGTACATCCATACCTATTGGATCCGCCATGCTAGTGGCACAGCAGGCCCCAAGTTGCGTGAAGGTGATTTACAGGTTCCCGAAGGTATTTATGAGATTGAAGCTTTAAACCCTAACAGCAAATTCCACTTATCGATGAAGCTTAACTACCCCAATAGCTTTGACTTAGCTATGGCCAAAAAAGAGCAACGCCACCAACCCGGCTCTAATATTTTTATCCATGGTAAAACTTCCTCGGTAGGTTGCTTGGCCATGGGAGATCAAAACATTGAAGACCTGTTTGTATTGGTTGAACGTATCGGCCCAGGCAATAGTCAGGTAGTTATTACACCGCACGACCCTAGGCTTCTGCCACTGTTTCCAGTGCCCGATCATTTGCCAGAGTGGACGGCAGAGTTATATCAACAAATTCAACAACAATTTGAACAATTTAAGTAA
- a CDS encoding ABC transporter substrate-binding protein produces the protein MLVIRLALLTVSLLCCGQLSARTLEQLDYYSEEFFPYNYLEQGQAVGFSVELLALIFAQLESPAPEVKIVPWTRGYATLQHQAFTVLFSTIKTPQRADRFEWACPINVSRGKFYGLTDSELEITSLKDAENLKIAIMKGQAIDGFLTRSDFTAELIPVKSVEQAFRLLALRRVDLIALTEQSLEGHQSSFKPLYTLFEHDYCFAFNRSISQQELARFQAALEQVRQSDAFEKLYQKYFY, from the coding sequence TTGTTGGTTATTAGACTTGCTTTATTAACTGTTAGCCTGCTGTGTTGTGGCCAGCTAAGTGCGCGAACACTTGAGCAACTAGATTATTACAGTGAAGAGTTTTTTCCTTATAACTATCTTGAACAAGGTCAGGCAGTAGGCTTTTCAGTTGAGTTACTGGCGCTGATCTTTGCCCAGCTAGAAAGCCCTGCGCCTGAGGTTAAAATTGTACCGTGGACACGCGGTTACGCCACCCTGCAACATCAAGCATTTACTGTACTGTTTTCTACTATTAAGACTCCACAGCGGGCAGACAGGTTTGAGTGGGCTTGTCCTATTAATGTAAGCCGAGGCAAGTTTTATGGTTTAACTGATAGTGAGCTGGAAATTACCTCGCTAAAAGATGCCGAGAATCTAAAAATAGCGATTATGAAAGGGCAGGCCATCGACGGTTTCTTAACGCGATCTGACTTTACTGCAGAGCTAATACCGGTAAAAAGTGTTGAGCAAGCCTTTAGGTTACTTGCACTGCGCAGAGTAGATTTAATCGCCTTAACAGAGCAAAGTTTAGAAGGTCATCAATCTAGTTTTAAACCCTTATATACCCTGTTTGAACATGATTACTGTTTTGCCTTTAATCGCTCGATTAGCCAACAAGAGCTAGCTCGTTTCCAAGCCGCCTTAGAGCAAGTGCGCCAATCAGACGCTTTCGAAAAACT